The DNA window GACGGCCATTCTCGCCAAGGTGGGTGTGGAGGGGGTTCCCTCCACGCTCGCCACGGCGTTGCGCACCGGGGTGGTGCTCGTCTTCGCGTGGAGCATCGCCCTGGCGCGAGGAGAAGGCGCGGCGCTCACGAGCTTGAGCCGGCGCACGTGGCTTTTCCTGGCGCTCTCGGGTGTGGCCACGGGCCTGTCATGGCTCGCCTACTTCCGAGCGCTCCAGCTCGCGCCGGCCTCGCGGGTGGCGCCCATCGACAAGCTGAGCCTGGCGCTCACGCTCCTGCTGGCCTGGGCGCTCCTGGGTGAGCCCATGACGTGGAAGCTCGTGCTGGGCGTGGCGCTCATGGTCTGCGGCGCGCTCCTGACCCTGGCCTGAGGGGCGCCGTCTCACGCTCCCAGCCCCCGCGTGATATAGAGACGGGGCTCATTGGGGTGAGCAAGAGGGGTGACGAAAAGAGAATGTCAGAGCGGCATATCGAGATGTTCTGGCGCTGTTCCAGTTGCAACCACCGCAACCTCGGCCGGCACCAGGTGTGCCAGCAGTGCAAGAACGCCAAGGACGGCAGCGAAGAGTACGAGATGCCGGAGGACCCGGCCTCGGCGGTCTCAGTGACCGACGAAGCGCTCCTTCGGATGGCCACCGCGGGCCCGAACTGGCGATGTGCCTATTGCGAGAGCGACCAGCGGGCCTTTGACGGCGGCTGCAAGAACTGCGGAGCCGCATCGCCTGGCCCCACGGAGGAGCCGCCGCAGCCGGCGCCCGCTCCTCCGCCGGAGGTGCCCAAGCGCAAACGTCTGCCTTGGTATGTGTGGGCCCTCATCATCGGTGTCCTCGCCTGCTGCCCGTGCTTCGTCTGTTCTTCCGGGGCGCTGAAGGAGAAGCCACAGGCGCTCCAGGTCAAGGCCGTGACGTGGGAGCACACGGTGAGCGTGGAGCGCTACCGGCTGACCGGCAAGGAAGGCTTCGCCGAGGACCGGCCAGACGGGGCGCTCCAGGTGAAGACCCTGGGCAATCGCCACCACCACGACGAGAAGATCCTCACGGGCTACGAGACCGTCTACTACACGGAGAAGCGGCAGGACGGGTACACCACCGAGTCCTACAAGGACAAGGAAGCCTGCGGCGAGGACTGCTCCCGGACGCCCAAGAAGTGCAAGGAGACCTGCACGAGCAACAAGAACGGCTTCGCCACGTGCAAGGAGACCTGCACGGGCGGCGAGGAGCGCTGCACCACGCGCTACTGCACCGTGAAGAAGACCCGCCAGGTGCCTCGCTACGTGGATGAGCGGCGCTCGCGCAAGGAGCCGCGCTACCGGAGCGAGCCGCGCGAGGCGCCCTGGTTCGCGTGGAAGGAGTGGACGTGGAGCCATGACCGGGACGTGAAGGCTCGGGGGAACACGCTCGCGACGCACTGGCCTTCCGAGGCCGAGCTGAAGCCCGCCCAGGCGCTGCTGAACGGGGAGAAGGAGCGCGACACGCGCAATGGCGCGTACAGCGTGGTCTTCCAGGGCGCCGAAGCGAAGCCGGATGTCACGTACGCGCCGAAGAGTCTCGAGGAGTTCCAGCGCTTCGGTATCGGCAGCACCCACAACGTCCAGGAGAAGGACGGCCAGGTCTCCATCGTCGTCGAGGAGAAACCGGCCGCCTCCGCTCCCGCGAAGTAGTCCGGCCGTGAGCTGCCCGGAATCCCACCGGGCAGCTCGGCCCCGTGCTTGTTACGGCAGAAGCCACCGTCGGACACAGGCAGGCGTCGCAGCTCGCCGTGAGTGATTGGATGGCGGCCGCGCCCGCATGAGGCGCCAGCCGCCGGGCTCGCTACGGCAGAAGCCGCCGCCGGAAGAACGCCAGCACTTCGTCTCTCGCCGCCGAGGTGGGTGAGCCCGCCTCATCGACGAGGTGGACGGTCATCACGCTGTGCGGCGTCGGGATGAAGCGAAAGAAGTCATCGGGGCGCGAGGACTTCGGCCCCGCCGCACTGTCGGGCAGGACGCGCCCGTGAAACCGCTCACCGAGCGACCGCTGATAAGCGGCGAAGCGCTCCGCCTTGCAGAAGGCGTCTCCCTCGAAGCGGTAGGCAAGCACCGACAGGTCTTCCTTCTCCAGCCGCTGCCTCACGAGCGCGAGCTCCTCCGTCGAGATGTTGACCGCCTCGGGCTCATCCAGCGGCAGCGACGGCTGCGACAGCACCGGCGCCAGCACCGACTTCTCCAGCATCATCGACAGCGCGAAGTTGCCGGTGAGGCACATCCCGATGGCACCCACGCCCGGGCCGCCGCACTCCGCGTGGGCATGCGCCGCGAGCGCCCTCAACCACACGGTCACAGGGCTCGACCCGTTTCCGCCCATCGCCCGAAACTCCTTGCTGATGCAGAGCCGCTCGAAGACGGCCTTGCCCTCCTTCGCGGTGGGCACGGCACCATCTCGACCAAAGAGGCTCGGCATCCAGACGGTGAAACCAGCCTCCCTCACCCAGCGGGCGAAGCGCGCGACCCGAGGACTGATGCCCGGCATCTCCGCCATGACGATGACCGCGGGCCCGCTCCCCGACACGTAGACCTTCCGCGCCTCCCCCAACAACGTGACTTCGCGAGGCTGGAAGTCCTCGAGCGGGTCATCCTGCTCGACATCGCGCTGCGTCTTGGGTGCCTGGGTCATCATGCGTGCGGTGTTCCTCCTGCCCACCAACACAGCACCGACGCACCCGAAGTCGCCAGTGTCCGAAAAGACATCTTTCGGGCAGAATCGGACACCATGTCCTTCACCGTCATCGTCCTGGAAGGCGCCTTCGCGGCGAGCGTCGCGGCGACCCTCGACATGCTCCGGGCGGCGCGCACCCTCGGGGCCCGCTCGCTGCGCTACCAGGTGTGCTCGGTCAACGGCGGCTTCGTGTCCCTCTCGTCGGGCGTGGGCGTGGAGACCTCGCGACTGCCGTCGAGGTCTCGCACGGACACCTCGACATGGGTCATCCCGGGCCTGGGAACGAACCACGCGGCGGCCGTGAACGAGCGGCTCGCGCGGCCCGACGCCACGGCGCTGTCGAAGCTCATCGCCCGTCACGTCTGCCGAGGTGGCCGCGTCGCGGCCGCCTGCACCGCGGTCTTCCTGTTGCGACAGGCTGGAGTGCTGCCACGCCGAAGGGTCACCACCACGTGGTGGCTCGCGGGCCTGCTCTCCGAGCTGGAGTCCGAATGCGTCGTCGACGCGAACGCGATGGTGTGCGCGGACGGCCCCATCCTCACGGCGGGAGCCGCCTTCGCGCAGACCGACCTCATGCTGCACCTGCTCCGCGAGCACTGCGGCCCGCGCCTGGTGGATGCCCTCGCGCGCACGCTGCTCCTCGACGGCCGCCAGGCCCAGGCGAGGTTCATCGCCCCCGAGCTCCTCGCGAACGGAGACACGTTGATTGCCCGCATCGCCTCGGAGGTGGAGGCGCACTTCCCGAATCCGCCCAGCGTCGCCACACTCGCCTCACGGATGGGCATGACGGAGCGGACCCTGTCGCGCCACGTGCGACGCGTGACGGGACAGAGCCCCCTGGCGCTCGTCCACAGCCTCAAGTCACGGCGCGCCCAGGCGCTGCTTCAATCCACGCACCTGAGCGTCGACGACGTCGCGGAGGCCGTGGGCTATCAGGACGCGAGCACCCTGCGCCGCCTCCTGAAGAAGCTGGGAGTCGCGCCTCCGCGGGCCCTGCGCTCGACTCAGATGCCCGTGCGCAGGCGCGCATAGAGCGCCTGGTCATGCACGACGCCGTCCTTCACGGCGCTGCGCCGCATCAGCCCCTCCCGCTGGAAGCCCGCCTTCTCCAGCACGCGACAGGACGCGACGTTGTCCGCGAAGGGCAGCGCGAACAGCCGGAGGAAGTCGTACTGCTCGAAGGCCCAGTGACAGAAGCCCTTGAGCGACGAGGCGGCGATGCCTCGGCCCCACAAGGGCTGCCCCAGCCAGTAGCCCACCTCGGCCGAGCGGCGCTCGATGTCCGAACCCGGAATCAGCCCGATGGAGCCGACGGCCTCCCCCGCGACCTCGATGGCGAGGTTCGTCGGAGTCTGCTCTCCCCCCGCGTGGGAGACCCACCACGCCGCATCCGCGGGCGTATAGGGGTGGGGAAACCGGTCGCGCAGGTTGAGCCAGACAGCGCGGTTGTTCGCATGCTGGACCAACGACTCCTCGTCCCCCTTCCGCCAGGGACGCAGGACACACGGACCACACTCGATTCGCAGGGACGAGGCCATCCGCCCCATCTTCGCACGGAGCCCTACTTCGTGGTGTAGCCCCCGTTGACCAGGAGGGTCTGCCCCGTCATCCACCATCCCTCCGAAACGAGGAAGCGGATGAACGGGACGATGTCCGCGATGTCCGTGAGGCCCGTCTTGGTGAACTTGGAGAGCGCCGCCGCCGTCTTGTGGTACGCGACCGCCTCCGCGCCTTCCGCCGGGTAGAAGAACGGCGTGTCCATGGGGCCTGGGCCAATGGCCGTCACGGAGATGCCGCGCTCGCCCAGCTCCTTGGAGGCCGCGCGCGTGAAGTGCTCCACCGGCGCCTTCATGCCCGCGTAGGAGGCATAGAAGGGCGTGAAGGCCCCCAGCAACGACGTCACCAGGGTACAAATCTTCCCGTGGTCATTGACGTGACGCCCCGCCTCCTTGAGGAAGAAGAAGGCGGCCTTCGCGTTCACCGCGCTCATCTCGTCGAACTCGGCCTCGGTCGTCTCCGCCAGCGGCTTCTTCAACACCTTGCCCACCGTGTTGATGGCGATGTCGGGCCGGCCCACGGCGGCGACCGCGTCCTTGAACAACTTCTCCACCGCGCCCGCGGTGCGCAGGTCCGCCTGGAGCGCGAGGGCCTTGGCGCCGGCGGCGGACACCGCGGCGACCGTCTCATCCGCGTCCTTCTTCGTCTTGGCGCTGTTGTAGTGAATCACCACTGACTTCGCGCCTTGCGCCGCGAGGTCGCGAGCCAGCAGGCCGCCCAGGTTCTTCGCGCCTCCCGCGATGAGGACCGTCTTGCCCCGGATGCCGTGGTCAGCCATGGCTCTGTCCTTTCGGTGAGTTCTCCTCGCCGTTTAGGGGGCGCCGCGCTGAATTGAAATCAGGCCCCCCCGACATCTGTTGGAGGGCCCCTGTTGGAGAGGCCACTCCGTCAGCCAGCCAACGCGGCTCGTACCGGACTGTCGACACCTCCGCACGCCCGGCCCACGCGAGACAGCGGGCAATGTCATCCTGAGCCACGTCTCCGAACCCAAGGAGCCCCTGTGGAGCCCCTGAACCCTCCGCACCACCCGCTGGACGCGGCTCACGGCGATGCGGCCGGCTGGAGCCTTCCTCGAGACATCCTCCTCCCCGGTGTCATCACGGGCTTGTTCGGCGCGTTGTTCATGCTGGCGCTCGCGCTGCCCATGGGGGCGTTCCTCCACGGAGACGTCTGGTACGCGATGCGTCTGGTGGGAGGCGTCTTCTTCCGCGAGGCCCCCGTGGGCCCCTGGGCGGTGGTGCTGGGCCTGGCCGTGCACCTGACGACCGCGAGCGGCCTGGCCATCCTCTTCGCCCTGCTGCTGCCGCCCGGCGGCACCGCGATGGAGGCGCTGATGCTGGGGCTCTTGATGGGGCTGATGCTCCAGGCCGTCATTCCGCCGCTCATCGTCCCCTTCGCGTCACCACCGCTGGCCAGGGAGGCACCCGACTCGGCGCTGTTCCTGCTGCACCTCGCCTTCGGTGCCTCGCTCACCGTCATCGTCCCGCTGCGGCGGCTGCCAGTGGTTCAGAAAGCGAATCCCACACCAACCCGGTAGCCCGCGGAGAAGCCCTCCCGCGGCCCGCGGCCCTCGAAGTATTCCTCCAGCCGGTTCGCGGAGATGGAGTCCCGCATGCCCCGCTGCGTCGCGAACGAGTGGTCCGCCTTCAGTCCCAGCGAGAGGGCGAGCCTGTTCCAGAACAACAGCGTGTAGCCCACGTCGAGCCCCACGTTCAGGGTGACGAACGTCTCGTCGCCGCCCACGAACACGCCCCGAACCTGCGCGACGTGACTGCCCACTCGCGCGCCCACGAAGGCGCCCTCCGGCGCGTTCCCGGACACGTGGTAGCGCGCGCCCACCTCCAACCCCAACCCCAGGAGGCTCTGCGTACCGTCCTCCTTCCAGCCACTGGGCTCCACCGCGAGCGCCCAGGACGAGTCGAGCGCCATGACCCACTCCAGATGCAACAGCACCGCGAACCCGAGCTCGAGCGGATGAAACATCACCACCCGCCGGGGCGCATCGCGGGGAAACAGGGCCCCCGTCTCCGTCGCCCCCTTGGAGGCGATGGAGGCGAAGCTCGCCGGCACCAGTCCCTCCTCATCGACCAGGAGCGACTGCTCCGGCTGCACGCTGAACTCCTGGACGGCGGGTGCGCTCGCGTCCTTGCGAATCAACAGGTAGCGCCCCGGACGCAGCGCGAGCTTCATCTGCCGCTCACCTCCAGCGAGCTCGAGGACACTGCGCCCCGTCGAGGCCTGGACGACCTCCAGCGGGCCCTTGCGCTGGCGCAGCACGACGATGCTGCCGCCTGTCTCCACGCGGGTGAGCGCCAGGTCCTCGCGCCCTCGGAGGTTCATGTCGAAGCTGGGATGTTGGAGCCTGTCGGCGAACAGCGCCGTGTCGCGGATGGTGAACTGCTTGGCGTAGGTGAAGGCCTCGATAAGCGACACCTCGCCATCCCCCGCGACATCGGCGGCGCCCCGCAGCCCCGCGACCAGGTGATGGGTGAAGAACGAGCCCTCCAGCGCCGCCGTCTCGTGCGCGTTCTCCAGACCAGAACTGGACGCGATAAGCACCGAGCCCGTGCTCTGGACCTCCAGCGGCACTCGGAGCGCGAAGGGCTCCGCGTCCGCGTGCAGCCCCTTGGCTTGAGTCCACCCACCGCCCCGGCACGCGTCGATGATGCCCAGCCGCACCGTGGCCGACGCACTCTCGATTCGCTGCTTCACCGCCGCGAGCGCCAGCGGCGCCCCACCCGGGTACAGCGAGAGCTGGTCCGCGTGGCCCGAGTAATAGAACAACAGCAGGGTCTGTCCCGAGGCCCCTCGGAGCTGTTCGAGCTTCTGGTCCAGCGCCGTGAGGAGGGCTTCCGGCGTCGGGTCCAACAACAGCTCGACATCGCCCGGCGCGAACTCCCCCACCTGGAGGAGCACGTCCATCATCCGGCGGGCATCCTCGTGTGCATAGCGCAACGCGGCCCGGCCCAGCACCGCGGCGTTGGCCCCCACCACGACCGCCACCCGCCGGGTGGGCCGTGCCTGCTCACGCGACACCACCGCCTCGGCCCGGGCCATCGCCCCCGACACCAGGACGAAGAGGAGACACAGGTACAAGAGCAGCCTCATGGCGCGTGACTCTTGGGCAGACGAAGCTCGACGGTCCAGAGCTTCATGCCTTGAGGCGCGAGCGGGAAGAGCTGGAGGGCCTCGGGTTCCGTCAAGGGCTCCTCGCTGAAGAGGACGCGCAGGTGCTCATCTCCTTCCGCCGCATCCACCCGCCAGCTCGCGGGCAACACCAGCGGAGCACCGGGCGTCAGCGGCCCCGCGAACAACAGGCTCCACCCCGACAGTCCTCCGGAATCCCACGCCCCCACGTACACGTAGCGGTGCGGCTCCGACACCACGCTCAAGCGGATGCGGTCCCCGGGCTGAAGCAGCGACTGCCCATCCCAGAGAAAGACCTGGTCGCCCCGCTTGAGATGCACCGCCACCACGGGGGTCCCCTTCGCGGCCACGGCGGGGGGCGGCAACGCATCCGGCTTCATCGACAGGACCACGGCCCCGGCGACCAAGGCCGCCGTCGCGGTCGCCGCCAGGAACCTCCCCCAGGGCCCTTCTCGGCCAAAAGACTCCACGCGGGCCGGTGGAGCCTCGCGCACCCACGCGGGGATGGGCTCGGCGTCCCGAGGCCGCAGCACATAGGCGCGGCACTCGGCACATGCCTCCAGGTGGGCGTCGAGCAACGCATCTCGGACGCCAAGCGCCGCGCGGTCCAGCGCGAGGAAGGACGGATGTCGTGAGGAAGGCGTCATGTGCCGAGCATCCTCCGCAGTTGTTCCACCTGTTCATCGAGCCGCTGGAGGAGCCGCCGCACCGTGCGCTCGGACACCTGGAGCACCTCCGCGATTTCTTCCTGCGTCATGCCATCCAACCGGCTCATCAACGCCGCCTCCAGCGCATCCGTGGGCAGGTGCCTGGCGAGGGCCTCGAGTTCCTGGCGCTGCTCCGCCAGGGTCTCCACGGAGCGCTCCCGCTGCGGGCTCATGAGCGCCATCCGCTCCACCCGAAGGGGCTGGCTTCGGCGTGCGCGGAGCTTGTCCACGGCCAGGTTCGTACTCGTCCGATAGATCCACGCCGTCGCCCACTGCGCGTCCTTCGTCACCAGCCCTGACTGCCACAGCCGGATGAAGGTCTCCTGCGCGACGTCCTGCGCCTCGTCGGAGTCACCCAACATCCGGCGACACTTGTCGCGGATGAGGGGGAAGTAGCGCCGATAGGCACTCTGGATGTCAGCGGCCACGGCGCGTGGGGCTCCCGCAAAGGCGAAGTCGTCCAAGGGAAACGAACAGGGCCCTGAAAAGCGGCCAGGAAATCTCGCGGCGCGTTTCTAGCGGAGAAGGTGGCCGGATTCCCGTCCCTCCACCGTTCCCTCCACGAACCCTCGACGGCGTCTTCGAGGGAGCCGCGTCACTCCTCCGCGCCCCAGGGCGCAGCCCGAGAGCCCCATGCCCCGGCCTCCGCCGGCGCCCTTCATCCCAAGGGCCGCCCTCTTTCTATGCTTCATCGCCCACGCCGCCCTGGCCCAGGGCGTGGTGCCTTCAGCCCCCCAGGTCGTCGAGTTCGACATCCAGACCACCGACGCGGGCCTGAGCATCTCCGAATCCCCCCATCCGGGCGAGGACGCGGGGACCGTCGAGCTCATTCCTCCCACGCTCGTCACCCACTCTCCGGCCCGCCATCCCGAGGGGCTCGAGGACACGACCACCGCCGTCCCGCTCGAGCTGCTGGTGGATGAGCAGGGCGCGGTGAGCGAGGCCCGGGTCACCGAGAGCCTGGACCCGAGGTTCTCGGCCGCCGCGCTCTCGGCGGCCCAGGGCCTGCGCTTCTCTCCCGCGCGGCTGCGCGAGCGCCCCGTCGCGGTGCGCATGCGCTTCGTCTACTACTTCCAAGGCAGGGCCCAGGCTCCTCCTCGAGCGTGGATTCACGGCCACGTGCGGGCCCGCGGCTCACGCCGGCCGTTGCTCGACGCCACGCTCCACATCTCCGGGCAGTCACTCCCCATCTCGCCCGACGCGCAGGGAGACTTCGAGCTCCCGCTCCCCACCGGTCCGCACACGATTGAAGTCCGCGCTCCCGGCTACAAACCCACCACCTTCCAGGAGACCCTCACCGACGGCCAACGGCTCACCGTCATCTATCGATTGGAGCCCCTGCGGCTCAATCCCTACGAGACCCTGGTGAGGGATGAGCGCCCGCGCACGGAGGTGACGCGCATCACCTTGCATGAGCAGGAGATTCGCGAGGTGCCTGGGACCCAGGGCGACCCGTTCCGGGTGGTGATGTTGATGCCGGGCGTGGGGGGCCTCGCGTCCGGCCTGGGGCATCCCGTCATCCGAGGAGGCCAGCCCGCCTCCACGGGGTTCTTCCTCGACGGAGTGCGAGTCCCCACGCTCTATCACCTGTTCGTGGGCCCTGCCGTCGTGCAGCCCGAGTTCATCGACACCCTGGACTTCCATCCGGGCGCGCCGCCAGTCCAGTACGGGCGGCTCCTGGGAGGTGTCGTCGAGGGGCGCGTGTCGCGTCCTCGCGAGGACCGCCTGCACGTCTCCGCGGCCCTGGACTTCATCAACAGCAGCCTCCTCGTCGAGGTCCCCATCGCCTCCACGGGCACCCACGTCACCCTCGCGGGCCGCGTGAGCTACACCGGCCTGCTGTTGACGCTGGCCTCCAAGGTCGCCGCGCAAAAGGGCGCGGAGAGCATCGATGCCCGGTTCTGGGACTACCAGGCGCGCATCGAGCAGCGAGTGGGTGATGGAAGGCTGCGCCTGTTGGCCCTGGGCAGCTCCGACACGCTGGCCGAGCGCGCGCCCACCCAGCCCCAACGCGTGCCGGGACTGGACATCCCTCAAGACCCCATCGACGGCGTGGGGGTCCTCTCCCGCTTCCACCGGATGGACCTGCGAGGAACCCATCCGCTGGCGGGAGGGGAGCTGGAGGTGGGCCTCACCGCGGGCCTCGACGCGCTGAGCTTCACCTGGGAGCGCGGTCCGCCGCGAGTCCCCATTGGCGAGTACACGTTGCGCGAGCAGAGCCTCGCCGGACGCCTGCGCTGGACGCGTGAACTGGGGCAGACGCTGCGCCTCGCGTTGGGAGGGGACCTGGAGCACCGCCGCGCCACCGTCGTCGCTCGCGGCAACGGCGCCCCCGTGGGCTCCACGTATTTCGATGACGACGACCCACTCACCCGTCCCACGTCGGAGGCGCGGCTGAGCTCGGCCTTCGCGGAGGTGCGGTGGGCGCCCTCGCCGGACTGGATGGTGGTGCCCGGCGTGCGAGTGGATGCCTATCAACTCCTCGGAGAGGTCACCCACACGACGCTGGAGCCGAGGCTCGCGGTGCGCCATGCCTTGACGCAGACGCTCGTGCTCAAGGCCGGCGCGGGCCTCTTCCATCAAGCGCCCACCGTGCTCGTGCACATGCCGGTGATGGACACCTCCGCGCTCCGCCACGGCCTCCAGGAAGCGCTTCAGTTCGACGTGGGCGCCGAGTGGAAGCCCCACGAAGCGTGGGAGTTCAACGCCGACGTCTTCTACAACCCGCTGCTCCGCTCGGTGGAGTTCGACGTCCGGCAAGCACTCAACCTCCGCCGCCGGGGCGTCACCGCCGAGCCGCCTCCCACCGCGAGTGGCGAGGCGTATGGCTTCGAGCTGATGGCCCGCCACCCCTTGGGGGGTAACTGGTTCGGCTGGGCTTCGTACAGCTTCCTGCAGAGCCGGCGGCGGCTGCGCATCGACCGGTACGACGACCAGAACCAGCGCGTCGCGAGCGAGGAGGCCACGGTGCCATTTGCCTTCGAACAGGCGCACGTCTTCAACGCGGCCCTCAGCTACAAGTTCGACGGCGGCTACACCGTGGGCGCGGTGCTGCACTTCAACACCGGACGCCCCGAGACGGGCGAACTCACACCGCACCCCATGCGCGCGGGCCTGGATGACGAGGGCCAACCGAAGTGGGTGCGACAAGACCGGGACAAGGTCGGACGCCTTCCGTCCTACTGGCGGGTGGACCTGCGCGCCGCCAAGGCGTGGGCACTGGATGACCTCACCCTGGAGCTCTCGCTGGACCTGCTGAACGCGTCCCTCCAGCAGGAGGTCCTCTTCTACGAATACGTCTCCGAGCAGACCGCACCGGAATCCCCCCCGACGCTGAGGCGCGCTCCGCGTGGCTTCCCCGTCATCCTCCCCATGCTGGGGTTGAAAGGCACGTACTGACATGCGCCCCTGGTCCCTGGGACTCCTCCTGGCCGCGCTGTGCGGCACGGGCTGTGAGCCGTTCCCCGATTCGCCCGTCTACTTCTATGGCCTGGCGCTCCGGGAGGACGGCACTCCGTTCAGCCACACCGAGCTGCGCGTGGATGGCGCGCGCCCTCGCTCATTCTCGGCGCCCCAAGATGCCCCCGACTTCATTCCCCACAGCGAGTCGACCACCCACGCCAACGGCGCCTTCGCGCTGCAAGTCCTCGCGGGAGACATCCAGAGCAGGGTCGAGGGAAGGAACTCGCGCTTGCGCTCCACGTTCCGCGAGCGATACCGCGTGGCCACACCCCTGGAGAACGGCCGGGGCGCGTTCATCTCCTTCACGCTGCTCAATGGCGGAGGTGACTCCGAGCTCCCGGTGATGCGGACGTGGGCCGCGAACCTGGCGCTGAGCGGGTCGGCGGAGGGCCTCGCGCTGACGTTCGCGCCGCTTCCCCCCGAGCCCCAAGCCCCCCTGGGAGTCGTCGTGGATGAAGACGCACTCCCGCCAGGGGTCCCCGCGCCGAGGTCGGCGTTGATTCCCCTCTCCACGCTGGAGCTGCACGGCGCCACGGGGCTCCTCTGGCAGGAGTCCGAGGTGAGCTCTCCCAGGCGGCTCCCTCCATGGCTGCTCGAGGACTTCGCCTCGGTCGAGGCCCAGGTGCGGGTGATGAGCGCGGGCCGGTGGAACCGGACGCCCGTCACCGCGCCAGAGTCCTGGCTCTTGTTCCGGCTCGAATGGCGAAGCGAGCGACTGGCCCTCCCCGCGGGCTCGCTGCGCCCCGTCAGCCGAGGCGCGGCGTGCTACCCGACGCTGCCCGCGCCCTGCCCCTTCACGGACGGAGCGCTCGCCCCGCATTCCCCCGAGAAGCTCTGGCCCAGACCCACTCCGACAACGGAGTCCGTGCGCGTCGGCGTCCGGCTCGACACGCCCACGCGTGTCTCCCGCCTGGTGGTGCGCGAGCTGAGGACCTCCGCGGAGGAGCTCGTCATCGAAGGCAGCGAGGATGGGGAACAGTGGAGTGAACTCGCGCGGCGAACCCTGGCGCCCCAGGACGACCGGCAGACCACGGGTCGCAACTTCCGGGAGGACGGCCACGCGGACAGCCCGTGGGACCCGCCCCTGTTGTCGAGCCGGCTCAGGCCGCGATTCTTCCTCGACCTCCCCCTGCCGGACGCCCGCCCGCTCCGCTTCATCCGCCTCTCCCCCGTCTGGGGCGGTAACCGCCTCGTCGGTGTCGAGGCCCTCGCGGAGTTGTCCCTCTTCGAAGCGGCGAGCCCCCCATAGGCCCCGCCTCTATTCCTTCAGGAACTCGCGCATCACCTCCGGCGCCCAGCGAAACACCGTCTTCTCACCCGAAGTTGCACCCAACCGTTTGTAGAAGGCCCGCGCCGAGTCATTGTCTGGATACATCTCCCAACGCACGGGCACCCCCTCGGCGGAGCCCACCTCCGCCAGATGGCGCATCAGCGCGAGGCCCAACCCCAAGCCTCGCGCGCTCTGACGCACGTAGAGGTCATCCAGACGCAGCACCCGCGAGTCGACCCACGGCATGAAGTCCACGGTGTAGCTCGCGAAGCCGACGACTCCGTCCGGCCCCTCCACCAGCGCGCCCCGAAGCATGGGCGGCTGAGCCGCCAGCGCCTCACGCAAACGGGGCTCCGTCGCGCGCATGTATTGAGCAAGCCCCTGGTACTCCGCGAACTCGCGCAGCAGGGACAGAAGCAAGGGCGCATCCTCTTCGGTGGCCACTCGAACACGATACGAATCAGGATGTTTCACGAAGCGCATGCGACTGAACTCCACGACATCAGGGGTTTCCAAGCGATACCGCCGCGCCCGTCAGCGCTTCTCCAGCATCGGGCGCGGGTCGAACGTGACGCGGATGTGCGTGATGAGTCCGTCTTCGACATGGCTCCAGTTCGCCACCTGCACGGGGGCCTTGTCGAAGGGATGGATTTCAAACCACGTCA is part of the Myxococcus landrumus genome and encodes:
- a CDS encoding EamA family transporter, whose protein sequence is MTWWMYALASAVFAALTAILAKVGVEGVPSTLATALRTGVVLVFAWSIALARGEGAALTSLSRRTWLFLALSGVATGLSWLAYFRALQLAPASRVAPIDKLSLALTLLLAWALLGEPMTWKLVLGVALMVCGALLTLA
- a CDS encoding caspase family protein yields the protein MRLLLYLCLLFVLVSGAMARAEAVVSREQARPTRRVAVVVGANAAVLGRAALRYAHEDARRMMDVLLQVGEFAPGDVELLLDPTPEALLTALDQKLEQLRGASGQTLLLFYYSGHADQLSLYPGGAPLALAAVKQRIESASATVRLGIIDACRGGGWTQAKGLHADAEPFALRVPLEVQSTGSVLIASSSGLENAHETAALEGSFFTHHLVAGLRGAADVAGDGEVSLIEAFTYAKQFTIRDTALFADRLQHPSFDMNLRGREDLALTRVETGGSIVVLRQRKGPLEVVQASTGRSVLELAGGERQMKLALRPGRYLLIRKDASAPAVQEFSVQPEQSLLVDEEGLVPASFASIASKGATETGALFPRDAPRRVVMFHPLELGFAVLLHLEWVMALDSSWALAVEPSGWKEDGTQSLLGLGLEVGARYHVSGNAPEGAFVGARVGSHVAQVRGVFVGGDETFVTLNVGLDVGYTLLFWNRLALSLGLKADHSFATQRGMRDSISANRLEEYFEGRGPREGFSAGYRVGVGFAF
- a CDS encoding dienelactone hydrolase family protein; the protein is MMTQAPKTQRDVEQDDPLEDFQPREVTLLGEARKVYVSGSGPAVIVMAEMPGISPRVARFARWVREAGFTVWMPSLFGRDGAVPTAKEGKAVFERLCISKEFRAMGGNGSSPVTVWLRALAAHAHAECGGPGVGAIGMCLTGNFALSMMLEKSVLAPVLSQPSLPLDEPEAVNISTEELALVRQRLEKEDLSVLAYRFEGDAFCKAERFAAYQRSLGERFHGRVLPDSAAGPKSSRPDDFFRFIPTPHSVMTVHLVDEAGSPTSAARDEVLAFFRRRLLP
- a CDS encoding GNAT family N-acetyltransferase, with the translated sequence MASSLRIECGPCVLRPWRKGDEESLVQHANNRAVWLNLRDRFPHPYTPADAAWWVSHAGGEQTPTNLAIEVAGEAVGSIGLIPGSDIERRSAEVGYWLGQPLWGRGIAASSLKGFCHWAFEQYDFLRLFALPFADNVASCRVLEKAGFQREGLMRRSAVKDGVVHDQALYARLRTGI
- a CDS encoding RNA polymerase sigma factor; amino-acid sequence: MAADIQSAYRRYFPLIRDKCRRMLGDSDEAQDVAQETFIRLWQSGLVTKDAQWATAWIYRTSTNLAVDKLRARRSQPLRVERMALMSPQRERSVETLAEQRQELEALARHLPTDALEAALMSRLDGMTQEEIAEVLQVSERTVRRLLQRLDEQVEQLRRMLGT
- a CDS encoding SDR family oxidoreductase yields the protein MADHGIRGKTVLIAGGAKNLGGLLARDLAAQGAKSVVIHYNSAKTKKDADETVAAVSAAGAKALALQADLRTAGAVEKLFKDAVAAVGRPDIAINTVGKVLKKPLAETTEAEFDEMSAVNAKAAFFFLKEAGRHVNDHGKICTLVTSLLGAFTPFYASYAGMKAPVEHFTRAASKELGERGISVTAIGPGPMDTPFFYPAEGAEAVAYHKTAAALSKFTKTGLTDIADIVPFIRFLVSEGWWMTGQTLLVNGGYTTK
- a CDS encoding GlxA family transcriptional regulator, encoding MSFTVIVLEGAFAASVAATLDMLRAARTLGARSLRYQVCSVNGGFVSLSSGVGVETSRLPSRSRTDTSTWVIPGLGTNHAAAVNERLARPDATALSKLIARHVCRGGRVAAACTAVFLLRQAGVLPRRRVTTTWWLAGLLSELESECVVDANAMVCADGPILTAGAAFAQTDLMLHLLREHCGPRLVDALARTLLLDGRQAQARFIAPELLANGDTLIARIASEVEAHFPNPPSVATLASRMGMTERTLSRHVRRVTGQSPLALVHSLKSRRAQALLQSTHLSVDDVAEAVGYQDASTLRRLLKKLGVAPPRALRSTQMPVRRRA